One stretch of Kocuria turfanensis DNA includes these proteins:
- a CDS encoding DUF3644 domain-containing protein encodes MPQPYVSSRRLVANSLSAMLSAIEVYNKPRMEYRDEVTVVLVVNAWELALKAALRQAGKRIFYPKKRNEPYRTLAAEDALKQVVIHKLFPTGVDGTALAANVTALVGYRNRAVHLYAADLGEMVYPFLQTSVLNYRDFMLDRFNKDLADSITWQLLPLGAKAPTEPIQFMKTEPANSAVAEVQNFIEGLRKLLDEAQAAGADMQRVAAVYDVHLHSVKPVTRADLVVSVAKEGERVMVKKTDPNQTHPYTMTELIERVNAKRKGPGKDKALTNYDHAALCWKENLRDNPRMAWKHSNGGSYVWSGDAVRCMVDLTDEHYEEVRGEYGEHLRARKAAAKD; translated from the coding sequence ATGCCGCAGCCCTATGTCTCTTCGCGGCGGCTCGTCGCGAACTCACTCTCGGCGATGCTGTCAGCGATCGAGGTCTACAACAAGCCGCGGATGGAGTATCGCGACGAGGTCACCGTGGTTCTCGTTGTCAACGCTTGGGAGCTCGCGTTGAAGGCGGCCCTGCGGCAGGCGGGGAAGCGTATCTTCTACCCCAAGAAGCGCAACGAGCCCTACCGGACGCTGGCGGCTGAGGATGCGCTCAAGCAGGTGGTCATCCACAAGCTCTTTCCGACGGGCGTCGACGGCACGGCCTTGGCAGCTAACGTCACAGCTCTCGTCGGGTACCGCAACCGCGCGGTGCACCTCTACGCCGCCGACTTGGGCGAGATGGTCTACCCCTTCTTGCAGACCAGCGTCCTCAACTACCGGGACTTCATGCTCGACCGCTTCAACAAGGACCTGGCCGACTCGATCACCTGGCAGCTCCTCCCCCTCGGCGCCAAGGCACCGACGGAGCCGATCCAGTTCATGAAGACCGAACCTGCCAACTCAGCCGTGGCCGAGGTTCAGAATTTCATCGAGGGCCTGCGCAAGCTGCTCGACGAAGCCCAAGCCGCCGGCGCTGACATGCAGCGCGTCGCGGCCGTCTACGACGTGCACCTGCACTCAGTCAAGCCCGTCACGCGAGCCGACCTGGTGGTGTCCGTGGCGAAGGAGGGCGAGCGGGTGATGGTGAAAAAGACCGACCCGAATCAGACGCACCCCTACACGATGACCGAGCTGATCGAGCGGGTGAACGCCAAGCGCAAGGGCCCCGGTAAGGACAAAGCGCTGACAAACTACGATCACGCGGCCCTGTGCTGGAAAGAGAACCTGCGTGACAACCCGCGCATGGCGTGGAAGCACAGCAACGGTGGGAGCTACGTCTGGTCCGGCGACGCCGTGCGGTGCATGGTCGACCTCACTGACGAGCACTACGAGGAGGTCCGCGGTGAGTACGGCGAGCACCTGCGTGCGAGGAAGGCTGCGGCCAAGGACTGA
- a CDS encoding SCO6880 family protein has protein sequence MSSNQVIVRQYGNIAEDKTAGLLGFSMASTVVLGVGSVLVFLFIMASQIWVAAGVAVAAFIVATVLGSKDRNGRSKPERWIARGMFSRTEKKNRTTYKAGPTSQIPDSSFRAPGVLAATEPVSFTDLFDHHGVMLWHPKLKTGTVFVIANSSGLGLLDQDRVDRMVGTWAAFQRDAGSNTELVQVSVTTQSTTDPGERLPDAVAVGRAQAGSQSVPAFARATMDEVVANLNQDVPKLEQWIALTFSAKANAGEGVPERTAEELATDVSSLLSGFLEQLEQAGAGSVSLMQEHDLIDQTYVAYNPLAAAAVEKARLSEAGTGLRWEEVGPSAARVVGSPGRYEHGGVVSKSWQMWRPPAGTFRENALVALLAPNAEMLQKRVTVFYRPQSPDKSATQVQQSLTNAQFAANQKNRRPTSSQIIALEKARKAEREQAEGASLVRFSIVVTATVERPEQLPRLAATLRRNASQGVQLGLRECDYNDDAAFAFNLGLGVVPDAVATIPADVRKAL, from the coding sequence GTGAGTAGCAACCAGGTGATCGTGCGGCAGTACGGCAACATCGCTGAGGACAAGACGGCCGGGCTGTTGGGGTTCTCGATGGCCTCCACCGTGGTGCTCGGTGTGGGGTCGGTGCTTGTGTTCCTGTTCATCATGGCCTCCCAGATCTGGGTGGCTGCCGGTGTCGCGGTGGCCGCGTTCATCGTGGCCACTGTGCTCGGCTCCAAGGACCGCAACGGCCGGTCCAAACCCGAGCGGTGGATCGCCCGGGGCATGTTCTCCCGGACCGAGAAGAAGAATCGGACCACCTACAAGGCCGGGCCGACCTCGCAGATCCCGGATAGTTCCTTTCGCGCCCCGGGGGTGCTGGCTGCGACCGAGCCGGTGTCCTTCACCGACCTGTTTGACCACCACGGGGTGATGCTGTGGCACCCGAAGTTGAAGACCGGAACCGTGTTCGTCATCGCCAACTCCTCCGGGCTGGGTCTGCTGGATCAGGACCGGGTGGACCGGATGGTGGGCACTTGGGCCGCCTTCCAGCGCGATGCCGGGTCGAACACGGAGTTGGTGCAGGTTTCGGTCACCACCCAGTCCACGACCGATCCGGGGGAGCGGCTGCCCGATGCGGTGGCGGTGGGCCGGGCTCAGGCTGGGTCCCAGTCGGTGCCCGCTTTCGCCCGGGCGACGATGGACGAGGTGGTGGCCAACCTCAACCAGGACGTGCCCAAGCTGGAGCAGTGGATCGCCCTCACGTTCAGCGCCAAGGCCAACGCGGGTGAGGGCGTGCCCGAGCGCACCGCCGAGGAGCTGGCCACGGACGTGTCCTCGCTGCTCAGTGGGTTCCTGGAGCAGCTGGAGCAGGCCGGGGCCGGGTCGGTCTCCCTGATGCAGGAACACGACCTCATCGACCAGACCTATGTGGCCTATAACCCCCTGGCGGCCGCGGCTGTGGAGAAGGCCCGCCTCTCGGAGGCCGGCACCGGGCTGCGCTGGGAGGAAGTCGGGCCTTCGGCGGCCCGCGTGGTCGGTTCCCCGGGCCGGTATGAGCACGGTGGGGTGGTGTCGAAGTCGTGGCAGATGTGGCGCCCCCCGGCAGGGACTTTCCGGGAGAACGCCCTGGTGGCCCTGTTGGCGCCGAACGCGGAGATGTTGCAGAAGCGGGTGACGGTGTTCTACCGGCCGCAGTCCCCGGACAAGTCCGCCACCCAGGTGCAGCAGTCGCTCACCAATGCGCAGTTCGCGGCGAATCAAAAGAACCGCCGGCCCACCAGCTCCCAGATCATCGCCCTGGAGAAGGCCCGGAAGGCCGAGCGTGAGCAGGCCGAGGGCGCGTCCCTGGTGCGGTTCTCGATCGTGGTCACCGCCACCGTGGAGCGGCCCGAGCAGCTGCCGCGGCTGGCGGCCACGCTGCGGCGCAATGCCTCCCAAGGGGTGCAGTTGGGGTTGCGGGAGTGCGACTACAACGACGACGCGGCCTTTGCGTTCAACCTCGGCCTGGGTGTGGTCCCGGATGCCGTGGCGACGATTCCGGCTGATGTGCGAAAGGCGCTGTGA
- the mobF gene encoding MobF family relaxase → MTVHKLSAGDGYAYYTSEVASADELRAESRELGDYYTVEGMPPGQWVAHSETLLGVSGEVTEAQMAALFGEGLHPDADRILAEGGTASDVALGRKFHKYTQANTELSRRLDEEIARHERTTGATPTRQERQAIRGRVGGQLFRETHGRDARDKEELGRFITSQTTPKQQTVAGYDLVFSPAKSVSLLWALGGDEARKAVEMAHTEAIAETLSFLEQEATFTRRGYNGVRQIDVEGGLVATQFRHYDSRTGDPHLHDHVVIANKVKGADGKWSSLDGRTLYRMGVAASETYNAKVMEKVCATLGVAATPRVAGGNEPIYEIVGVDLDAIHHASARRADIAGSLDRLESEFTHRHGYAPNAKQKIALAQQATLESRPAKKSARRLSELVEEWGQEYGQQVQMPVGDELLAHVRAAATGLPTGPDATQIDVSEHARLVVHELSQKRATWSVNHVQAQTRRHLKETMIGHTVPDDLVTEVVKEATGTHSLSVTPTADVPRLAEFTRADGTSQFIRSDAHLYTSREVLETEHQVLAAAQRTVIPTVSAERFEEVLAAHTGPLSQGQVALARAFATEEKLLSLGIGPAGAGKTTSLSLAADAVRATGGNVVGLAPTAAAAAVMAHDIGAQATTIDAFLIAHRTGRTGAAQLHAGDVVILDEVGMVSTPKLAELVNVAARHGAVVRAIGDDRQLGAIGSGGALRLLDNEVGATRLEAVHRFQTAGEAAASLALREPPAAGADTPWAWYMDNRRVVAGDTEAMTDTALRAWITDTEAGKRSLLMATDNATVTELNARAQAARIATGALDASGDSVVLRDGLTAHTGDVVVTRRNDRTLQLNGGKDFVKNNDVWTVEKVGADTATLGHTSHGGKITLDADYLAQHGQLGYAATVHRAQGATVDTAHVILDDSTDRAAAYVAATRGRETNQLYVALAEGQSRDEVLESIAGAYDRNLSAHETVAAEAMRNGDVATLGEVYRETADAAWTAKTRTVAVEVMGADKAADFTSSEAWGAVATHLRATQEAGMDPAELLNRAVHQRGFGGAEDPAAVLAWRLEHQIEAARAIIDNTDRRPLGNLTDEHLERLAERTKAAQTQPAIEDPQWASHPYAWMPSAQLAQAKASAEAENLALPPELWESTTSLHLDWTARTMGAEQERRAGLSPEQTAVEQIARGERTRTDTGVSIGEAIAAEQQVRAVAAKTPAPAPMADGRRVSEDLAPTPLTTDRQVPVQYREQLERLRTRMEQRVMVRGAELAEARPEWTTALGPVPAKPAKAAEWHQVAAEVEAYRNRYNIGTHETTLIPQAHQGDPIAAALMARATALHKHSALTTAAPQTPEQIRQAVDEAHVAEQVRTTPTPAQEAVEALRTTRAQAADTLPDPQVRENAVTEAAKTPVAEEPGRVLTTDELIARAVARHRAQTQPASPAPGTSSPEAPAPQKKEPTVSENAQNDAARKQNKTDLERSQAEVIKRFKAANRVEQMSRRQEENAAATRHAADRIRRDGGRSL, encoded by the coding sequence ATGACCGTCCACAAGCTCAGCGCTGGGGACGGCTATGCCTACTACACCAGCGAGGTCGCCTCCGCTGATGAGCTGCGTGCTGAGAGCCGTGAGCTGGGTGACTACTACACCGTGGAGGGTATGCCCCCGGGTCAATGGGTGGCCCACTCCGAGACGTTGCTGGGGGTCTCCGGGGAGGTGACCGAGGCGCAGATGGCCGCCCTGTTCGGGGAGGGACTCCACCCCGACGCCGATCGCATCCTGGCCGAAGGCGGCACCGCTTCCGACGTGGCCCTGGGGCGGAAGTTCCACAAGTACACCCAGGCCAACACCGAACTGAGCCGCCGCCTGGATGAGGAAATCGCCCGGCACGAACGCACCACCGGTGCCACCCCGACCCGCCAGGAACGCCAGGCCATCCGAGGCCGTGTCGGCGGCCAGTTGTTCCGGGAGACCCACGGCCGCGACGCCCGGGACAAGGAAGAGCTAGGACGGTTTATCACCTCCCAGACGACCCCGAAGCAGCAGACCGTGGCTGGCTACGACCTCGTCTTCTCCCCCGCCAAGTCCGTCTCCCTCCTCTGGGCCTTGGGTGGGGATGAGGCCCGGAAGGCCGTCGAGATGGCCCACACCGAGGCGATCGCCGAGACGCTGAGCTTCCTGGAGCAGGAGGCCACGTTCACCCGACGCGGCTACAACGGGGTCCGCCAGATCGACGTCGAGGGTGGTCTGGTCGCCACCCAGTTCCGCCACTACGACTCCCGCACCGGGGACCCGCACCTGCACGATCACGTGGTGATCGCCAACAAGGTCAAAGGCGCCGACGGCAAGTGGTCCTCCCTGGACGGGCGCACCCTGTACCGCATGGGCGTTGCCGCCTCGGAGACCTACAACGCCAAGGTCATGGAGAAGGTCTGCGCCACTCTGGGGGTGGCCGCGACCCCCAGAGTGGCCGGTGGGAACGAGCCGATCTACGAGATCGTCGGGGTGGACCTGGACGCCATCCACCACGCCTCCGCGCGCCGGGCGGACATCGCCGGGAGCCTGGATCGGCTGGAGTCGGAGTTCACCCACCGGCACGGCTACGCCCCCAATGCCAAGCAAAAAATCGCCCTGGCTCAGCAAGCCACCCTTGAGTCCCGGCCCGCGAAGAAGTCCGCCCGACGGCTGTCCGAGCTGGTCGAGGAATGGGGCCAGGAGTACGGGCAGCAGGTCCAGATGCCGGTCGGAGACGAGCTGTTGGCTCACGTGCGGGCGGCCGCCACCGGCCTGCCGACCGGCCCGGACGCCACCCAGATCGACGTCAGCGAGCACGCCCGCCTGGTCGTTCACGAGCTGTCCCAGAAGCGAGCCACCTGGAGTGTGAACCACGTCCAGGCCCAGACCCGCCGGCACCTGAAAGAGACCATGATCGGGCACACCGTACCCGATGACCTGGTAACCGAAGTGGTCAAGGAAGCCACCGGTACCCACAGCCTGTCCGTCACCCCGACCGCCGATGTGCCGCGCCTGGCGGAGTTCACCCGGGCTGATGGCACCAGCCAGTTCATCCGCTCCGACGCCCACCTCTACACCTCCCGGGAGGTCCTGGAGACCGAGCACCAGGTGCTCGCCGCCGCCCAGCGCACCGTCATCCCCACCGTCTCCGCGGAGCGGTTCGAGGAGGTGCTGGCCGCCCACACCGGCCCCCTGAGCCAGGGGCAGGTGGCCCTGGCCCGTGCCTTCGCCACCGAGGAGAAGCTGCTCAGTCTGGGCATCGGACCGGCCGGGGCCGGCAAGACCACCAGCCTCTCCCTGGCCGCCGATGCGGTGCGCGCTACCGGCGGCAACGTCGTCGGCCTGGCCCCCACCGCGGCCGCGGCTGCGGTCATGGCCCACGACATTGGGGCGCAAGCCACGACCATCGACGCCTTCCTGATTGCCCACCGCACCGGGCGCACCGGGGCGGCGCAGCTGCACGCTGGGGACGTGGTGATCCTCGATGAAGTGGGCATGGTCAGCACGCCCAAGCTGGCCGAGCTCGTGAACGTGGCCGCCCGGCACGGGGCCGTGGTGCGCGCGATCGGGGATGACCGTCAACTCGGAGCGATCGGCTCCGGTGGGGCGCTGCGCCTGCTGGACAACGAGGTGGGAGCGACCCGCCTGGAGGCCGTCCACCGCTTCCAGACCGCGGGGGAAGCGGCCGCGTCCCTGGCGCTGCGCGAACCCCCCGCAGCCGGGGCGGACACCCCGTGGGCCTGGTACATGGACAACCGCCGCGTGGTCGCCGGAGACACCGAGGCCATGACCGACACCGCTCTGCGCGCCTGGATCACCGACACCGAAGCGGGCAAGCGGTCCCTGCTGATGGCCACCGACAACGCCACCGTCACCGAGCTGAACGCCCGCGCCCAAGCCGCCCGGATCGCCACCGGAGCCCTGGACGCTTCCGGGGACTCGGTGGTGCTGCGCGACGGCCTCACCGCCCACACCGGGGACGTCGTGGTGACCCGCCGCAATGACCGGACCTTGCAGCTCAACGGTGGCAAGGACTTCGTGAAGAACAACGATGTGTGGACCGTGGAGAAGGTCGGAGCCGACACCGCCACGCTGGGCCACACCAGCCACGGCGGCAAGATCACCCTGGACGCCGACTACCTGGCCCAGCACGGCCAGCTCGGTTACGCCGCCACCGTGCACCGCGCCCAGGGCGCGACCGTGGACACCGCCCACGTCATCCTGGACGACTCCACCGACCGGGCCGCCGCCTACGTGGCCGCCACTCGAGGACGGGAAACCAACCAGCTCTACGTCGCCCTGGCCGAGGGGCAGTCCCGGGATGAGGTGCTTGAGAGCATCGCCGGAGCCTACGACCGGAACCTGTCCGCCCACGAAACCGTGGCCGCCGAGGCAATGCGCAACGGCGACGTCGCCACATTAGGCGAGGTCTACCGCGAGACCGCTGACGCTGCCTGGACGGCCAAGACCCGCACGGTGGCCGTCGAGGTCATGGGCGCGGACAAGGCCGCAGACTTCACCAGCAGCGAGGCGTGGGGCGCGGTGGCCACCCACCTGCGTGCTACCCAGGAGGCCGGCATGGACCCGGCCGAACTACTGAACCGGGCAGTGCATCAGCGCGGCTTTGGCGGGGCGGAGGACCCGGCCGCCGTGCTGGCGTGGCGGCTGGAGCACCAGATCGAGGCCGCGAGGGCGATCATCGACAACACCGACCGCCGGCCCCTGGGCAACCTCACCGACGAGCACCTGGAACGGCTGGCTGAGCGCACCAAGGCCGCCCAAACCCAGCCCGCGATCGAGGACCCACAGTGGGCCTCACACCCCTACGCCTGGATGCCCTCGGCTCAGCTGGCCCAAGCGAAGGCCAGTGCCGAGGCCGAGAACCTGGCCCTGCCCCCGGAACTGTGGGAGTCCACCACATCGCTGCACCTGGACTGGACCGCCCGCACAATGGGCGCCGAACAAGAGCGCCGCGCCGGGCTGTCCCCGGAGCAGACGGCGGTCGAGCAGATCGCCCGAGGAGAGCGCACCCGCACCGACACGGGAGTGTCGATCGGGGAGGCGATCGCCGCCGAGCAGCAGGTGCGCGCGGTGGCCGCCAAGACCCCGGCACCGGCCCCGATGGCGGACGGGCGCCGGGTGAGCGAGGACCTGGCCCCCACCCCGCTGACCACCGACCGGCAGGTGCCGGTGCAGTACCGGGAGCAACTGGAACGGCTGCGCACCAGGATGGAGCAGCGCGTCATGGTGCGCGGGGCCGAGCTGGCCGAGGCCCGCCCCGAGTGGACTACTGCCCTGGGGCCGGTGCCTGCCAAACCTGCGAAGGCGGCCGAGTGGCACCAGGTGGCCGCCGAGGTCGAGGCGTACCGGAACCGCTACAACATCGGCACCCACGAGACCACGCTGATCCCCCAGGCCCACCAGGGGGACCCGATCGCGGCCGCTCTGATGGCTCGCGCCACCGCGCTGCACAAGCACTCCGCGCTCACCACCGCCGCACCGCAGACGCCCGAGCAGATCCGGCAAGCCGTCGATGAGGCACACGTGGCCGAACAGGTGCGCACCACCCCGACCCCAGCTCAGGAAGCCGTGGAGGCCCTGCGCACCACCCGCGCCCAGGCCGCCGACACGCTTCCCGACCCCCAGGTGCGGGAGAACGCCGTCACCGAAGCTGCCAAGACTCCGGTAGCCGAGGAACCCGGGCGCGTGCTGACCACGGACGAGCTGATCGCCCGCGCAGTGGCCCGCCACCGGGCCCAGACCCAACCCGCTTCCCCGGCTCCCGGCACGTCATCCCCCGAAGCGCCGGCCCCCCAGAAGAAGGAACCCACCGTGTCCGAGAACGCCCAGAACGACGCCGCCAGGAAGCAGAACAAGACCGACCTGGAACGCAGCCAGGCCGAGGTCATCAAGCGCTTCAAGGCCGCTAATCGTGTCGAGCAGATGTCCCGCCGGCAGGAGGAGAACGCCGCGGCAACGCGCCATGCGGCTGACCGCATTCGCCGCGACGGTGGCCGCAGCCTCTAG
- a CDS encoding DUF4913 domain-containing protein — translation MSEQQAETEHADTEQAYTPEEFVEWVERLIARVESVDMDQAMRWCPQWWAHTEAVDRFKALYEEWIGCQANGGMSSWWVNHFDRHAAVLFTKRGPFGECGTSHVEKGFRRTLACEHPPADWSW, via the coding sequence ATGAGTGAGCAGCAGGCAGAGACGGAGCACGCGGATACGGAGCAGGCATACACCCCGGAGGAGTTCGTGGAGTGGGTGGAGCGGTTGATAGCCCGAGTGGAGTCCGTGGACATGGATCAGGCCATGCGCTGGTGCCCGCAGTGGTGGGCTCACACCGAGGCCGTGGACCGATTCAAGGCCCTCTATGAGGAATGGATCGGGTGTCAGGCCAACGGGGGCATGTCCTCGTGGTGGGTCAATCACTTCGACCGCCACGCCGCTGTGCTGTTCACCAAGCGCGGTCCCTTCGGGGAATGCGGCACGTCCCACGTTGAGAAAGGCTTCCGGCGCACTCTGGCCTGTGAGCATCCTCCGGCCGACTGGTCGTGGTGA
- a CDS encoding type IV secretory system conjugative DNA transfer family protein yields the protein MNTNDQNKNFIGILLLFAAVMGAVALVHLGEMLTPVTGDLPWNPFTLGIQLATGALDWPTAATFLVGLEVVVGVVALMVWGTRTPSKAQEAARRMSPPGRINPAMAAARTTEAHRLHPEAQGIGPGLTIGLVGKNPVYQGWRECSAHVWGTGRGKTTSQVIRHAVEAPGAFVMTSNKVDGVAEVLAARTTTGSTVWLFDPQRIWRDSTRPAMIFNLLATVTDTVSAGEVASIFQTASASGSVGGKGDPQFDSQGRDYLSWCLLAAAKSGKTLADVLRWVSSAAFMEPAQLLKQAGHTGPAAALEGMGDQPEDTRGSVAASAQRMSSALVHDELLAWTTPTPGVPVFDPHRFVTSKDTLILLTQDAAGSGAAFISTLVYAVVTAAQHAARRAGGRLPVPLVADLDEVGNVVKLKQLPEWYSFFGSMGIVVSAYFQTKGQGVDMLARTGWDTLWSAAAVKVYGGGSDDAEFLESLRKLIGTYDAKVRSTSTSRGVASRSVQTQQRDIMPVSKLSELPAGHAWVKTSTGGGTIVRTVRWFEDKDLTACINPVLERIKEGQHR from the coding sequence ATGAACACCAATGACCAGAACAAGAACTTCATCGGCATCCTCCTCCTGTTCGCCGCCGTGATGGGCGCCGTGGCCCTGGTGCACCTGGGCGAGATGCTGACCCCGGTGACCGGAGATCTGCCGTGGAACCCGTTTACCTTGGGCATCCAGCTGGCGACCGGGGCGTTGGACTGGCCAACCGCGGCGACTTTCCTGGTGGGTCTGGAGGTGGTGGTCGGTGTGGTGGCGCTGATGGTGTGGGGCACCCGCACCCCGTCCAAGGCTCAGGAGGCCGCCCGGCGGATGAGTCCTCCGGGGCGGATCAACCCGGCGATGGCTGCGGCTCGCACCACGGAGGCGCACCGGCTCCACCCGGAGGCACAGGGCATTGGTCCGGGGCTGACGATCGGGCTGGTGGGCAAGAACCCGGTCTATCAGGGCTGGCGGGAGTGCTCCGCGCACGTGTGGGGCACCGGGCGGGGCAAGACCACCTCCCAGGTGATCCGCCATGCCGTCGAGGCGCCGGGGGCGTTCGTGATGACCTCGAACAAGGTGGACGGGGTGGCCGAGGTCCTGGCCGCCCGCACCACGACGGGCAGCACCGTGTGGTTGTTCGACCCCCAGCGCATTTGGCGCGACAGCACCCGCCCCGCGATGATCTTCAACCTGCTGGCCACCGTCACCGATACGGTCTCGGCCGGGGAGGTCGCCTCGATCTTTCAAACGGCCTCCGCCTCCGGGTCGGTCGGGGGCAAGGGGGATCCGCAGTTCGACTCCCAGGGCCGCGACTACCTCTCCTGGTGCCTGCTGGCCGCGGCCAAGAGCGGCAAGACGCTGGCGGACGTGCTGCGCTGGGTGTCCTCGGCCGCGTTCATGGAACCGGCCCAGCTCCTGAAACAGGCCGGGCACACCGGCCCGGCCGCGGCGTTGGAGGGCATGGGGGATCAGCCCGAGGACACACGTGGTTCGGTGGCCGCCAGTGCCCAGCGCATGTCCTCGGCCCTGGTCCACGACGAGCTTCTGGCCTGGACCACCCCGACCCCGGGGGTGCCGGTGTTCGACCCGCACCGCTTCGTCACCAGCAAGGACACCCTGATCCTGCTCACCCAAGACGCTGCCGGCTCCGGGGCCGCCTTCATCTCGACCCTGGTCTACGCCGTGGTCACCGCCGCCCAGCACGCCGCCCGCCGGGCCGGGGGCCGGCTGCCGGTGCCACTGGTGGCAGACCTCGATGAGGTGGGCAACGTGGTGAAGCTCAAGCAGCTGCCGGAGTGGTATTCGTTCTTCGGGTCGATGGGCATTGTGGTCTCGGCCTACTTCCAGACCAAGGGGCAGGGCGTGGACATGCTCGCCCGCACCGGGTGGGACACCCTCTGGTCGGCCGCGGCGGTGAAGGTCTACGGCGGTGGCTCCGATGACGCGGAGTTCCTGGAGTCGCTGCGCAAGCTCATCGGCACCTACGACGCGAAGGTGCGCAGCACCTCCACCTCCCGCGGAGTCGCCTCCCGATCGGTGCAGACACAGCAGCGCGACATCATGCCGGTCTCCAAGCTCTCCGAGCTGCCGGCCGGCCACGCCTGGGTGAAGACCTCCACCGGCGGCGGCACCATCGTGCGCACCGTGCGGTGGTTCGAGGACAAGGACCTGACAGCCTGCATCAACCCGGTGCTGGAGCGGATCAAGGAAGGACAGCACCGATGA
- a CDS encoding RES family NAD+ phosphorylase — translation MGLVITDPPQEPVWRVGYRPEPLAWSGWEHATDGRFHGRWDDPHGTFRTLYLGESLLACLLEVLAIARKDKHLAAALAEIDEDPEDAQDHPTATPGTLDLAWLEPRCAASAVLSGQYCRVSAADTVATLYPRFIGDALDAGYDDFDAGLLKNGAARAITQAVSAHLYLQEGIDGIEFASRHGDELNLWCLYEQPHDSQTSSHLLRLTEVTLHPDTPDLQQALDLLGLNWA, via the coding sequence GTGGGCCTGGTCATCACCGACCCCCCGCAGGAACCGGTCTGGCGAGTCGGGTACCGACCCGAGCCTTTGGCCTGGAGCGGGTGGGAGCACGCCACCGACGGGCGCTTCCACGGCCGCTGGGACGACCCTCACGGGACGTTCCGCACCCTGTACCTGGGCGAGTCCCTGCTGGCGTGCTTGCTCGAGGTCCTGGCCATTGCGCGCAAGGACAAGCACCTGGCCGCGGCCTTGGCGGAGATCGACGAAGATCCCGAAGACGCTCAGGATCACCCCACCGCGACCCCCGGCACCCTGGATCTAGCGTGGCTGGAGCCCCGTTGCGCTGCCTCCGCTGTGCTCAGCGGACAGTACTGCCGGGTGAGTGCGGCTGACACCGTAGCCACCCTCTACCCGCGGTTCATCGGCGACGCCCTGGACGCCGGCTACGACGACTTCGACGCCGGCCTGCTCAAAAACGGTGCCGCCCGGGCCATCACCCAAGCCGTCTCCGCCCACCTGTACCTGCAGGAAGGCATCGACGGCATCGAGTTCGCCTCCCGACACGGCGACGAACTGAATCTGTGGTGCCTCTACGAACAACCCCACGACTCACAGACCAGCTCACACCTGCTGAGATTGACCGAAGTCACCCTGCACCCGGACACCCCGGACCTGCAGCAGGCCCTCGACCTGCTCGGTCTGAACTGGGCATAG